The Flaviramulus sp. BrNp1-15 genome has a window encoding:
- a CDS encoding succinate dehydrogenase/fumarate reductase iron-sulfur subunit, with amino-acid sequence MNLTLKIWRQKDSDAKGQMVDYKVTEISEHMSFLEMMDVLNEQLVNSGEEPVAFDHDCREGICGMCSMYINGEAHGPDRGITTCQLHMRMFKDGDTITIEPFRAAAFPVIKDLVVDRTAFDRIQHAGGYISVNTSGNTQDANNIPISKHAADEAMDAATCIGCGACVATCKNSSAMLFVGAKVSQYALLPQGQIEAADRVKNMVAQMDLEGFGNCTNTGACEIECPKGISLENIARMNRELMKASI; translated from the coding sequence ATGAATTTAACACTTAAAATTTGGAGACAAAAAGACTCAGATGCAAAGGGTCAAATGGTAGATTATAAAGTTACTGAAATTTCAGAGCATATGTCCTTTTTAGAAATGATGGATGTTTTAAATGAACAATTAGTAAACTCTGGCGAAGAACCTGTAGCTTTTGATCATGATTGTAGAGAAGGGATATGCGGTATGTGCTCCATGTATATTAATGGAGAGGCACATGGACCAGATAGAGGTATTACCACTTGCCAGTTACACATGAGAATGTTTAAAGACGGAGATACTATTACGATAGAACCTTTTAGAGCAGCAGCTTTTCCAGTAATAAAAGATTTAGTTGTTGATAGAACAGCTTTTGATAGAATTCAACATGCAGGGGGTTACATTTCTGTAAACACTTCGGGTAATACACAAGATGCTAATAATATTCCAATTTCTAAACATGCAGCAGATGAAGCTATGGATGCTGCAACATGTATTGGATGTGGAGCTTGTGTAGCAACTTGTAAAAATTCATCAGCAATGTTATTTGTAGGAGCTAAAGTATCTCAATATGCACTATTACCTCAAGGACAAATTGAAGCTGCAGATCGTGTTAAAAATATGGTAGCACAAATGGATTTGGAAGGTTTTGGTAACTGTACAAATACAGGAGCTTGCGAGATTGAATGTCCTAAAGGAATTTCATTAGAAAATATTGCTCGTATGAATAGAGAGCTTATGAAAGCTTCTATTTAA
- a CDS encoding efflux RND transporter periplasmic adaptor subunit, with the protein MKHIYNLLFSLVLVACGNSEKSDETTHEAIESTNEIVVTTSQFEGEKMRLGKLTEHTFNQTIKTNGMIDVPPHNKASVSTFLGGYITKTPLLVGDKVRKGQLLVTLENPEFVEIQQQYLEVAEQLNYLKSEFERQQTLFKENITSQKNFLKAESTYKSSLAQYNGLRKKLTMMNINPSSVEQGKITSKINLYAPIEGFITKVNVSNGTYVSPADTILEIVDTNHIHLELSVFEKDILNIKKGQKIEFKIPEASNKTFEADVHLVGTTIDETDRTVKVHAHIDDEKQANFIVGMFVEAEIITDSKNSFAFPKDAIAEFEGNYFALVLNNKTDNYTFEKVKLEIGNQTEDFIEVLNTSNLKNRDILVEGTFMLLTE; encoded by the coding sequence ATGAAACATATATATAACTTACTTTTCTCTCTGGTTTTAGTGGCTTGCGGAAATTCAGAAAAAAGTGATGAAACTACTCATGAAGCTATAGAAAGCACAAATGAAATTGTAGTTACTACGTCGCAGTTTGAAGGCGAAAAAATGCGCCTTGGAAAACTTACGGAACACACATTTAATCAAACAATAAAAACCAATGGAATGATTGATGTTCCTCCACACAACAAAGCTAGTGTTAGCACATTTTTGGGCGGATACATTACTAAAACGCCTTTGTTAGTTGGTGATAAAGTAAGAAAAGGACAATTATTAGTAACGCTTGAAAACCCTGAATTTGTTGAAATACAACAACAATATTTAGAAGTTGCAGAACAATTGAATTATCTAAAATCTGAATTTGAAAGACAGCAAACACTTTTTAAAGAAAATATTACCTCACAAAAAAACTTTTTAAAAGCAGAAAGCACATATAAAAGTAGTTTAGCACAATATAATGGCTTACGTAAAAAGTTAACTATGATGAATATTAATCCATCTTCAGTAGAACAAGGTAAAATCACTTCAAAAATTAATTTATATGCGCCAATTGAAGGATTTATTACTAAAGTAAATGTAAGTAACGGAACTTACGTTTCTCCTGCTGACACTATTTTAGAAATTGTAGATACTAATCATATTCATTTAGAATTATCGGTTTTTGAAAAAGACATTTTAAACATTAAAAAAGGTCAAAAAATTGAATTTAAAATTCCTGAAGCTTCCAATAAAACTTTTGAGGCAGATGTGCATTTAGTTGGTACAACCATTGACGAAACTGATAGAACAGTGAAAGTGCACGCACATATCGATGATGAAAAACAAGCCAACTTTATTGTAGGAATGTTTGTAGAAGCCGAAATTATAACCGATTCTAAAAATAGTTTTGCATTCCCTAAAGATGCAATTGCTGAATTTGAAGGCAATTATTTTGCTTTAGTACTAAATAATAAAACTGATAATTACACTTTTGAAAAAGTAAAATTAGAAATAGGAAATCAAACTGAAGATTTTATTGAAGTACTTAATACTTCCAATTTAAAAAATAGAGATATTTTAGTTGAAGGTACGTTTATGTTATTAACCGAATAA
- a CDS encoding CusA/CzcA family heavy metal efflux RND transporter produces MLEKFIKFSLKNKLVILLFIASVVGFGIFSLTQIPIGAVPDITNNQVQVITTSRNLSTQDVEQFITYPVELEMANLPGVVEIRSVSKFGLSVVTIVFEDNLGTYLPRQLIAEKIKSASEKIPQGFGSPEMGPITTGLGEIYQYILDVKPGYENRYSATELRTIQDWIVKRQLSGISGVVEVNTWGGFLKQYEVAINPQKLKAMNIAISDIYNALEKNNSVAGGGYIEKTNKSFFIRGEGLVSTLSDIENIVVKNEGLPVYIKDIAKVGFGSATRFGAITGNGEGEKVLGQVMMLKGGNSKQVIDAVKERVASIQNTLPEGVYINGFLERSELIGKTTFTVAENLIFGSLIVIFVVVLLLGNLRSGLVVASVIPLSLLFAISLMNIFGIDANLMSLGAIDFGIIIDGAVIIVEFIAFQITAQVVKTKSLSKKELQANVDAITLKSTSKMMNSAIFGQLIILIVFIPILSLSGVEGKMFKPMALTFSFALIGAMLFCLTYVPVISSMFLKPDKQSNKNVSVRLMNFLKKMYEPTIHWALHYKKTVISLSIILLAVSLWVFSRMGGEFVPTLDEGDFVIQPVLKTGTSLSKTIEITTKIEQILLDNFPEVDQVVSRIGAAEVPTDPMSMEESDVIIKLKPKKEWTSAKSKDELADKFKEALTVIPGMEVEFTQPIEMRFNELITGVRADVAIKIFGEDLSVLANKANEIKLLIQKVQGASDIIIEKVEGLPQMSVNYNRSKIARYGLNIADLNQVISMGFAGGTVGSVFEGEKRFDLVIRLDEAHRKNLESLQNLYVDTPSGTKIPLSELAEIKYTTGPAKISRDDTKRRIVVGINVRNRDLQSVVDDVQSIIESKVKLPTGYTISYGGQFENLQSAKARLMVAVPIALVLIFILLHFAFGSIKEALMVYSAIPLSAVGGILLLWLRDLPFSISAGVGFIALFGIAVLNGIVLIEHFKELKEHGVTDIEERIKKGTIERLRPVLLTAAAAALGFLPMAISTNAGAEVQRPLATVVIGGLITATILTLVVLPVLYAWFEEKTKLKMNKKGIVSVVIILFSYTMNAQHKPLTIDETMNLAIENNADLKASSLKIDEANALIGSAFSFDKTSLYYNYDENNLAINNEPLKVFGIAQDFKFPTLYFAEKKVNKAQHKVQKSSYNIRLQTLKRDVYLAYYDLSYAKNKVKRFQYLDSLYQNFAKAAERRFELGETNYLEMITAKSKQKQLETFYKQAKQEVVLITEQLKKVVQVDSLSVIDEALVKLELQSISTEKNIGLLYFEDSKNYYKALNQKEIQNLLPDLSVEYFQGSNSNLNATIKGYQFGLKIPLFFSGNASKIKASKIAQEIVFEQQQDYKVKLNAEHKVLLAKLQQYNEAINYYETQGKTLSEEIIKTAERTFKAGEIDFFQYIQSIETAKDIELTYLDNLNKYNQTIIAINYLIL; encoded by the coding sequence ATGTTAGAGAAATTTATAAAATTCAGCTTAAAAAATAAGCTTGTTATTCTACTTTTTATAGCTTCTGTTGTTGGCTTCGGAATTTTTTCATTAACCCAAATACCAATTGGGGCAGTTCCAGATATTACCAATAACCAAGTACAAGTTATTACGACATCTCGAAATTTGTCAACTCAGGATGTAGAACAATTTATTACGTATCCTGTTGAATTAGAAATGGCTAATTTACCAGGAGTTGTAGAAATTCGTTCGGTTTCAAAATTTGGTCTTTCGGTTGTTACAATTGTTTTTGAGGACAATTTAGGAACCTATTTACCAAGACAGCTAATTGCTGAAAAAATAAAATCGGCTTCCGAAAAAATCCCTCAAGGTTTTGGGTCTCCAGAAATGGGCCCAATAACCACAGGTTTAGGTGAAATTTACCAATACATTTTAGATGTAAAACCAGGTTACGAAAATCGTTATTCTGCAACCGAATTGCGTACCATTCAAGATTGGATTGTGAAACGCCAGCTCTCTGGAATTTCTGGAGTTGTTGAAGTAAATACTTGGGGCGGATTTTTAAAACAGTACGAAGTTGCTATAAATCCACAGAAATTAAAAGCAATGAATATTGCTATTTCTGATATTTATAATGCTTTAGAAAAAAATAATAGTGTTGCTGGTGGTGGCTATATTGAAAAAACAAACAAATCCTTTTTTATTCGTGGAGAAGGCTTAGTATCTACTCTTTCGGATATTGAAAATATTGTTGTAAAAAATGAAGGCTTACCAGTTTATATAAAAGATATTGCTAAAGTTGGTTTTGGTAGTGCAACTCGATTTGGAGCCATCACAGGAAATGGCGAAGGGGAAAAAGTTCTCGGACAGGTTATGATGCTAAAAGGTGGCAACTCAAAACAGGTTATTGATGCTGTTAAAGAACGCGTCGCTTCTATTCAAAATACGTTGCCAGAAGGTGTTTATATTAATGGTTTTTTAGAACGAAGTGAACTGATTGGCAAAACCACTTTTACAGTAGCCGAAAACTTAATATTTGGATCACTTATCGTAATATTTGTAGTGGTTTTATTATTAGGAAATCTTCGTTCTGGTTTGGTGGTTGCCTCAGTAATACCTTTAAGTTTATTGTTTGCAATTTCACTAATGAATATATTCGGAATAGACGCCAACCTAATGAGTTTAGGTGCAATCGATTTTGGAATTATCATTGATGGAGCAGTTATTATAGTAGAGTTTATTGCATTTCAAATTACAGCTCAAGTTGTTAAAACAAAGTCCTTATCAAAAAAAGAACTACAAGCAAATGTAGATGCTATCACGCTTAAAAGTACATCTAAAATGATGAACTCTGCTATTTTTGGGCAACTTATCATTCTCATAGTTTTTATACCAATTTTATCACTAAGTGGAGTAGAAGGAAAAATGTTTAAACCTATGGCATTAACTTTCAGCTTCGCATTAATTGGAGCCATGTTATTTTGCTTAACATACGTTCCCGTAATTTCCTCAATGTTCTTAAAACCAGACAAACAAAGTAATAAGAACGTTTCAGTACGATTAATGAATTTTTTAAAAAAAATGTATGAACCCACAATACATTGGGCATTGCATTATAAAAAGACTGTGATATCACTTTCAATAATTCTATTGGCAGTAAGTTTATGGGTTTTTAGCAGAATGGGTGGAGAATTTGTGCCAACGTTAGACGAAGGTGATTTTGTAATTCAACCCGTTTTAAAAACAGGCACCTCATTAAGCAAGACCATTGAAATTACTACGAAAATTGAACAAATACTCTTAGATAATTTTCCTGAAGTAGATCAAGTAGTAAGTAGAATTGGTGCAGCAGAAGTTCCAACAGACCCAATGTCTATGGAAGAAAGTGATGTTATCATCAAATTAAAGCCAAAAAAAGAATGGACATCAGCAAAAAGCAAAGACGAATTAGCCGATAAGTTTAAAGAAGCTCTAACAGTAATTCCAGGTATGGAAGTTGAATTTACCCAACCAATCGAAATGCGTTTTAACGAACTAATTACTGGAGTTAGAGCAGATGTTGCTATCAAAATATTTGGCGAAGATTTATCTGTTTTAGCAAATAAAGCAAATGAAATAAAATTACTCATTCAAAAAGTTCAAGGCGCATCAGATATCATTATTGAAAAAGTTGAAGGCTTACCTCAAATGAGTGTGAATTATAACCGAAGTAAAATAGCACGTTATGGCTTAAATATTGCCGATTTAAACCAAGTGATTTCTATGGGATTCGCTGGTGGAACAGTGGGAAGTGTTTTTGAAGGCGAAAAACGCTTTGATTTAGTTATTCGGTTAGATGAAGCTCATCGAAAAAATTTAGAAAGTCTTCAAAATTTATATGTAGATACACCAAGTGGAACAAAAATTCCATTAAGTGAATTGGCAGAAATTAAATACACAACTGGTCCAGCAAAAATTTCTAGAGATGACACCAAACGTCGTATTGTAGTTGGCATTAATGTTAGAAATAGAGATTTACAATCGGTTGTAGATGATGTTCAATCCATTATTGAAAGTAAAGTAAAATTACCAACAGGTTATACTATTTCTTATGGTGGTCAATTTGAAAATCTCCAAAGTGCAAAAGCACGATTAATGGTTGCAGTACCAATTGCATTGGTTCTCATTTTTATTTTGCTGCATTTTGCTTTTGGTTCTATTAAAGAAGCACTTATGGTGTACTCTGCAATTCCATTATCTGCTGTTGGCGGTATTTTATTACTATGGCTTAGAGATTTACCTTTTAGTATTTCTGCAGGTGTTGGTTTTATTGCGCTTTTCGGAATTGCAGTATTAAACGGCATTGTGTTAATTGAGCATTTTAAAGAACTTAAAGAACATGGTGTTACTGATATTGAAGAACGCATTAAAAAAGGAACAATTGAACGTTTACGCCCAGTGTTATTAACTGCAGCTGCTGCTGCTTTAGGTTTCTTACCAATGGCTATTTCAACAAATGCGGGAGCCGAAGTGCAACGCCCTTTAGCAACAGTTGTTATTGGCGGATTGATAACAGCAACAATATTAACCCTAGTTGTATTGCCCGTTTTATATGCTTGGTTTGAAGAAAAAACGAAATTAAAAATGAACAAAAAAGGAATCGTTTCAGTGGTAATTATACTGTTTTCATATACAATGAATGCACAACATAAACCTTTGACTATTGATGAAACAATGAATCTAGCGATAGAAAATAATGCAGATTTAAAAGCATCATCTTTAAAAATTGATGAAGCAAATGCCTTAATTGGAAGTGCTTTCAGTTTTGATAAAACATCTTTGTACTACAATTATGATGAGAATAATTTAGCTATAAATAATGAGCCTTTAAAAGTATTTGGAATCGCACAAGACTTTAAATTCCCAACATTGTATTTTGCTGAAAAGAAGGTAAATAAAGCACAACATAAAGTTCAAAAATCTAGCTACAATATTAGGTTACAAACTTTAAAACGTGATGTTTATTTAGCGTATTACGATTTAAGTTACGCGAAAAACAAAGTAAAGAGATTTCAATATTTAGATAGTTTATATCAAAATTTTGCAAAAGCAGCAGAACGCCGTTTTGAATTAGGTGAAACTAATTATTTAGAAATGATAACTGCAAAATCTAAACAAAAGCAGTTAGAAACTTTTTATAAGCAAGCCAAACAAGAGGTTGTTTTGATTACAGAACAGTTGAAAAAAGTAGTTCAAGTAGATAGTTTATCTGTAATTGATGAAGCTTTGGTGAAATTGGAATTGCAATCCATTTCAACCGAAAAAAATATTGGACTCTTATACTTTGAAGACTCTAAAAATTACTACAAAGCATTAAATCAAAAAGAGATACAAAATCTACTTCCAGATTTAAGCGTAGAGTATTTTCAAGGTTCAAATAGCAACTTGAACGCAACTATTAAAGGCTATCAATTTGGTCTGAAAATCCCTTTATTTTTTAGTGGTAATGCATCAAAAATAAAAGCATCAAAAATTGCTCAAGAAATCGTTTTTGAACAACAACAGGATTACAAAGTCAAATTGAATGCAGAACACAAAGTATTATTGGCAAAACTTCAGCAATACAATGAAGCTATTAACTATTATGAAACACAAGGAAAAACACTTTCCGAAGAAATCATAAAAACTGCTGAACGTACTTTTAAAGCAGGTGAAATCGACTTTTTTCAATACATACAAAGTATAGAAACCGCAAAAGATATTGAGTTAACCTATCTCGACAACCTCAACAAATACAACCAAACCATTATTGCAATCAATTATCTAATCTTATAA
- a CDS encoding M28 family peptidase, whose product MAKSFFYSVLFCFLFTIKGFAQGDLSTCLFSDVELLKHVKSLSSDTFEGRRTGTKGSLKAKKYIINQFNTLDVHPLAKEYNQSFTFTHKRNFYQASNILGIVKGIELPEKYIVISAHYDHEGIKNNTIYNGADDNASGLSALFAFAEYFKNNPPKHSVILAAFDAEELGIRGSKYFVNNPIIPSKNIVVNLNMDMISRSKKNELFVVGASENKRFNYIIKSMNSSNKIKLLIGHDGYDGLDNWTYASDHVNFYKKGIPFLYFGVEDHKDYHEPTDDYENIHPEFYIEAVKKIISVFEKIDTSKF is encoded by the coding sequence ATGGCTAAATCCTTTTTTTACAGTGTTTTATTTTGTTTTCTTTTTACTATTAAGGGCTTCGCTCAAGGAGATTTAAGCACATGTTTGTTTTCAGATGTAGAATTACTAAAGCATGTTAAGTCATTATCATCTGATACTTTTGAAGGTAGACGTACAGGAACTAAAGGAAGTTTAAAGGCTAAAAAATATATTATTAACCAGTTTAATACATTAGATGTGCATCCACTAGCTAAAGAATACAACCAAAGTTTCACATTTACTCATAAACGAAATTTTTATCAAGCCTCTAATATTCTGGGAATAGTTAAGGGAATAGAATTACCTGAGAAGTATATTGTTATTAGCGCACATTATGACCATGAGGGTATTAAAAATAATACAATTTATAATGGAGCAGATGATAATGCATCGGGATTAAGTGCATTATTTGCTTTTGCTGAATATTTTAAAAATAATCCACCTAAACATTCTGTTATTTTAGCTGCTTTTGATGCAGAAGAATTAGGAATAAGAGGTTCTAAATATTTTGTAAACAATCCTATAATACCTTCAAAGAATATTGTTGTAAACTTAAACATGGATATGATAAGCAGAAGTAAAAAAAATGAATTATTTGTGGTTGGTGCTTCCGAAAATAAAAGATTCAATTATATTATTAAGAGTATGAATTCATCTAATAAAATTAAACTTTTAATAGGGCACGATGGATATGATGGATTAGATAATTGGACTTATGCTTCAGACCATGTTAATTTTTATAAAAAGGGTATTCCTTTTTTATATTTTGGAGTTGAAGACCACAAAGATTACCATGAACCAACAGATGATTATGAAAATATTCATCCAGAATTTTATATAGAAGCTGTAAAGAAAATTATTTCAGTTTTTGAAAAAATTGATACTTCTAAATTTTAA
- a CDS encoding fumarate reductase/succinate dehydrogenase flavoprotein subunit: MTLDSKVPKGPIQDKWTTYKDKINLVNPANKRHIDVIVVGTGLAGGSAAATLAELGYNVKAFCYQDSPRRAHSIAAQGGINAAKNYQGDGDSTYRLFYDTVKGGDYRSREANVYRLAEVSGNIIDQCVAQGVPFARDYGGLLDNRSFGGVLVSRTFYAKGQTGQQLLLGAYSAMNRQIARGKIQMYNRHEMLDVVKVDGKARGIITRNLITGEIERHSAHAVVIASGGYGNVYFLSTNAMGSNVTAGWKVHKKGAYFANPCYTQIHPTCIPRSGDYQSKLTLMSESLRNDGRIWVPKNMEDVMAIREGRKKPTELSEDERDYYLERRYPAFGNLVPRDVASRAAKERCDAGYGVNATGEAVYLDFAAAIERYGKEQAKILNISNPSKEKITELGEKIVEAKYGNLFQMYEKIVDQNPYKTPMMIYPAVHYTMGGVWVDYNLMTTIPGCYCIGEANFSDHGANRLGASALMQGLADGYFVLPYTIGDYLADDIRTGKIPTDTKEFDEAEKDVTDRINFFINNKGTKSVDYFHKKLGKIMWDKCGMSRNEQGLKEAIEDISKLRAEFWKDVSVPGGDKEFNEELAKAGRVADFLELGELFAKDALQREESAGGHFREEYQTQEGEAKRRKEFQYVSAWEYKGEPKEAILHIEDLVYENIEVKERSYK, translated from the coding sequence ATGACTTTAGATTCAAAAGTACCAAAAGGTCCAATTCAAGATAAATGGACAACATATAAAGATAAAATCAATCTTGTTAATCCTGCCAACAAACGTCATATAGATGTAATAGTTGTGGGTACAGGTTTAGCAGGAGGTTCGGCAGCAGCAACCTTAGCAGAATTAGGATATAATGTAAAAGCATTTTGTTATCAAGATTCTCCTCGACGAGCACATTCTATTGCAGCTCAAGGTGGTATTAATGCTGCGAAGAACTATCAAGGTGATGGAGATTCTACTTACCGATTGTTTTACGATACTGTAAAAGGAGGGGATTACCGCTCGCGTGAGGCAAACGTATATCGTTTAGCAGAAGTATCAGGAAATATAATTGATCAATGTGTCGCTCAAGGTGTTCCTTTTGCACGTGATTATGGTGGCTTATTAGATAATCGATCTTTTGGAGGTGTATTAGTTTCAAGAACTTTTTACGCTAAAGGGCAAACAGGACAGCAACTTTTATTAGGTGCATATTCTGCTATGAATCGTCAAATAGCTCGTGGTAAAATACAAATGTATAACCGTCACGAAATGTTAGACGTAGTTAAAGTTGATGGTAAAGCACGAGGTATAATTACAAGAAACTTAATTACAGGAGAAATTGAAAGACATTCAGCACATGCTGTAGTAATTGCATCAGGAGGGTATGGAAATGTATATTTCTTATCTACAAATGCTATGGGAAGTAATGTAACTGCCGGATGGAAAGTTCATAAAAAAGGAGCATATTTTGCCAACCCTTGTTATACACAAATCCATCCAACGTGTATTCCACGAAGTGGAGATTACCAGTCTAAATTAACTTTAATGTCTGAGTCTTTACGTAACGATGGACGTATATGGGTGCCAAAGAATATGGAAGATGTGATGGCAATTCGTGAAGGTCGTAAAAAACCAACGGAATTATCTGAAGATGAAAGAGATTATTATTTAGAGCGTCGTTATCCAGCCTTTGGAAACTTAGTACCTCGTGATGTAGCCTCAAGAGCTGCTAAAGAGCGTTGTGATGCTGGTTACGGTGTAAATGCAACAGGAGAAGCAGTGTATTTAGATTTTGCTGCAGCAATTGAGCGTTACGGGAAAGAGCAAGCTAAAATTTTAAATATTTCAAACCCTAGTAAAGAAAAAATCACTGAATTAGGAGAAAAAATTGTTGAGGCTAAATATGGTAACTTATTCCAAATGTATGAGAAGATAGTAGATCAAAATCCATACAAAACACCAATGATGATTTATCCTGCGGTACACTATACAATGGGAGGTGTTTGGGTTGATTATAACTTAATGACTACAATTCCTGGTTGCTACTGTATAGGTGAAGCAAATTTCTCAGATCACGGAGCTAACCGTCTTGGAGCTTCTGCTTTAATGCAAGGTTTAGCCGATGGATATTTTGTGTTACCATATACAATAGGTGATTATTTAGCCGATGATATTCGTACAGGAAAAATACCGACAGATACAAAAGAGTTTGATGAAGCTGAAAAAGACGTGACAGATAGAATTAACTTTTTTATTAACAATAAAGGCACAAAATCTGTAGATTATTTCCATAAGAAATTAGGGAAAATTATGTGGGATAAATGTGGAATGTCTAGAAATGAGCAAGGATTAAAAGAGGCTATTGAAGATATTTCTAAGCTGCGTGCAGAATTTTGGAAAGATGTTTCGGTTCCAGGAGGAGATAAAGAGTTTAATGAAGAATTAGCCAAAGCAGGTCGTGTTGCAGATTTCTTAGAATTAGGAGAGTTGTTTGCTAAAGATGCATTACAACGAGAAGAGTCTGCAGGAGGTCATTTTAGAGAAGAGTACCAAACCCAAGAAGGAGAAGCTAAACGTAGAAAAGAGTTTCAATATGTTTCGGCTTGGGAATATAAAGGAGAACCCAAAGAAGCCATATTACATATAGAAGATTTGGTTTATGAAAATATTGAAGTTAAAGAAAGAAGTTACAAATAA